TTAATTTCAAAATCCAATTCAAATCTTGTATCAGACGGTTCGAAGATAATCCTTCCAAGTTCACAAAAAGAACTCACAATTTCTATTGTGGGTTCTTTTTTGTTTTGTAACTTTTTTTTTCAAAATCTTAAAAGCTTGTTTACACTTTTCAGAAACAAGGATTTCGTTGCTAATTCATTAACTTTTTTCTTTATCAAATATTTTCTTTATTTTTAATCATCTGATTTAAGACCTTTAAAAAGATGGCAACACCGTCGGAACTATTAAAAAATTTAGACTACCTTCATCCGCTTAACGATGAAGAGCGTGACGCCCTATCTAAAATTGGCAAACCACTATTTCTTTCAAAAAAAACAAAATTAGTTGAGTCAGGCGATTTATTTGATCACGTTTTTGTACTTACAACTGGCTTATTGCGTTGGTATTTCGATTCTGATGATGGTACCGAAAATAATGTTTTTTTCACCTCAGAAAAGGAACACGCTATTATAGCCGGAATTCCGGAATATTATGACGACCAAAAGCAGACAAAATACACGATTGAAGCGCTTGTGGATACTCAATTATTGTTGTTCCCAAAAGATCAGTTCGAGGAACTGGCTTTTCAGCATAAAGGCATTTTTCAGTTTTACATTAAATCGCTGAAAGTGATCATCGGTACTTTACGCAATCGTACAGAGCAATTGTGCAGCGATTCTCCGAGCGCTCGCTATGAAGTTTTCTTAAAAAATCGCCCTTACATTACAAGGAATGCAAACCGTAAGTATATTGCCAATTTTTTAGGAATTACACCCAATTCTTTATCCAGATTAACAGCCCGCATACAAAAAAAACCGCCACCGGAAAAATAACTTAAGAATAGTTTTTCAGAGTTTCTTCGTTTTAATTTTGCACTGTACAAAAAACTGTATCACAGTTGATTGTGCAAAAAGTATGATTTAAAACAAAAAAAACAATGAACAAAAAAATTCTAAGAATAGCTTCAGTAAGCTTATTCATGCTGTTAGCAAGTAACTCCGTAAATGCCCAAACTCAACCAGTAGAAAAAATTGGCACTTACATTACCCAAGAAATGTCATTTCTTAATATGACACCGTTACAAGCACAACAGATTTATGAAATCAATGTACAAGCTGCTGCTGCGGTAGAAAATTTAGACCAAAAAAGTTTTGCTCAAAATTCTTCACAAAAAGAAAATTTCGAAAGTTTTACAAAAATTTTAAAAGAAAGAAATCTTGCCTTACAGGAAATTCTTTCACCTGCACAGTTCCAGCTTTTTCAGGAAAATAAAATCGCAAGAGCCGCTACTTTCAGAACGATGGTTATGGCACGTATGCTAGATCTAAGCAACGACCAGTTGACACCAATTTTCAACATTAATCAGAAAGTAGTAGAAAACGTAAGAAAAGATTTAGACATCTACTTTTCTGCAAATAACAATAGAGGTAAAAACACTGCTCAACGCAAACTACACAAAGCATTGAAGAAAGCCGACAAAGCTTTTGACCAGATTTTAAGCCCACAGCAAATCACCACTTATCATGAAAATGCCGATCTCTTACGCAGTGTACTTCGTGAAGAATACGGAACTAAAAATTAGTTTTTTATCATGCTTTATGATTCTCGGTATTATCTTAACTGATATGCCGGGATTTTTATCCCAATTATTTTATTATGCAAAAATTACTTACAATACTGTGTGTATTCCTGTGTTGCGGCCTTTCGTATGCTTCCACAGGAACTTTAGAAGATACTATCGCAGATACAGCATCTTGGCTTATCATGCTTATTTTACCATTTGCCGGAATATTTCTTTTTTGGAAAGTTCATATTTATCCTGAAAAAGTGGCGGAAAAGAAAAACCATCCACAATTAAACGCCATCAAAAGCATGTGCCTGCTTTCACTGGTATTTGGCGGTCTTCTTTGGCCGGTTGCTTTAATATGGGCAAACTACGATTACAAAAAAGAAAAAACACCTTCTTCGGATTCAGAAAATATAAATTCTTCAAACGGAAAAGAAGAAATTTTAATTGAAGAAAACCAATCACTTTCAGAAGAAACACAAAATCATTAAGAATAAAAATTATGTTAGAATTACTTATCGGAATATATGCCGGAATTTGCTGGCTTCTCATTAAAAAATTAAAATTAATCCCTTGGAATTTCAACACACAAGTTGTTGTCTATTCCTTGCCAATTTTCGGGTCTATTGCTCTTATTTTGAGTCTGAATTACTTCTGCCCTATTACATCGGATGTAAAAGTAGGTAACCGAAGCGTAGATATTACTACTCAAACTTTAGGAAGAGTAAAAAAGGTATATGTAAAAACCAATCAGGAAGTTAAAAAAGGAGATACGTTATTCACTATTGATCCTTTGCCTTATCAACAAGAAATAAAATCTTTGGAAGCGCAATTGAGCAATATGAAATCTACCGTTTCGTCTTACAATTCGGATATTGATGCTTCACGTAAAAATATTTTGAGTTTACAATCTCAATTGAA
Above is a genomic segment from Chryseobacterium mulctrae containing:
- a CDS encoding Crp/Fnr family transcriptional regulator, whose translation is MATPSELLKNLDYLHPLNDEERDALSKIGKPLFLSKKTKLVESGDLFDHVFVLTTGLLRWYFDSDDGTENNVFFTSEKEHAIIAGIPEYYDDQKQTKYTIEALVDTQLLLFPKDQFEELAFQHKGIFQFYIKSLKVIIGTLRNRTEQLCSDSPSARYEVFLKNRPYITRNANRKYIANFLGITPNSLSRLTARIQKKPPPEK
- a CDS encoding DUF3302 domain-containing protein, whose amino-acid sequence is MQKLLTILCVFLCCGLSYASTGTLEDTIADTASWLIMLILPFAGIFLFWKVHIYPEKVAEKKNHPQLNAIKSMCLLSLVFGGLLWPVALIWANYDYKKEKTPSSDSENINSSNGKEEILIEENQSLSEETQNH